The genomic segment CCAGGATCGGGTTGCGACATCGACATGTATCATGCGGTAAATACCGTTCTGGGCAATAAAGCAGAATACATCTGGCATACAGAAGCGAATCTTGACGGTTATGACGCAGTACTTATTCCGAGTGGAGCATCGTACGGGGATTATCTGCGTGCGGGTGCACTAGCGCAAAGCTCACCAGCAATCGAGAGCTTGAAAGCATTTGCTGCAACAGGGAAACCTGTTCTTGGTGTGGGTAACGGGTTCCAAATTCTCGCTGAAGCAGGCCTTTTACCAGGCGCTTTCTTGCGCAATAAAGGACTGAAATTCAGGTCTGGCAAAACGAACTTGACTGTCTTGAATACAGATTCTATATTTACGGCAGATTACGACAACGGGCAAGAAATCACAATTCCGTTTGCTCATGAATTCGGCAACTATTATGTTGATGAAAAAACAGTAGCAGAATTGAAAAGTACTAACCGTATCGTATTTACATATGCGGACGGTAATGCAGATGGCAGCACAGCGGACATCGCGGGTGTTTTAAACGAAAAAGGCAATGTGCTCGGTATGATGCCCCTTCCTGAACGTGCAGTTGAGGAAATCATCGGAGGAACAGATGGATTGCCTCTATTCAATTCAATCTTGAAAAGGTGGAGTGAAAATAATGTCAGCCAAGCATGAACCGAACGCACAACAAATTAAAGATGAACAATTATACCGCCAAATGGGAATGACAGATGAGGAATTCGAACGTGCAACAGAGATGTTAGGACGCCTTCCAAACTATACGGAAACGGGTTTATTCTCTGCATTGTGGTCTGAACACTGCTCATATAAGAGCTCGAAACCAGTACTGCGTAAATTCCCAACTGATGGGCCACGTGTTCTTCAAGGACCAGGAGAAGGAGCAGGAATCGTCGACATTGGCGACAATCAAGCAGCTGTTTTCAAAATGGAATCCCATAACTCTCCTTCTGCGATTGAACCGTTCATCGGGGCAGCAACTGGTGCTGGTGGGGTTCTGCGTGACGTATTTTCAATGGGTGCCCGCCCTGTAGCACTTGTAAACTCACTTCGTTTCGGCGATCTAACAGACGAACGTGACCGTTATTTATTCGAAGAAGCGGTTGCAGGGATTGCAAGTTACGGAAATGCGATTGGTATACCTACTATTGCTGGCGAAGTTCAGTTCGATAATTGTTATTCTAAACGTCCACTCGTCAATGCGATGGCTGTTGGTTTGTTAAATCATGAAGACATTCAAAAAGGGATCGCTTCCGGTATCGGTAATAGTGTGATGTATGCCGGTGCTACAACAGGACGTGACGGGATTCACGGTGCGACGATGTCTTCATCCGAAGTAAAAGATGGAGAACTTCCAGTGATGCAAGCTGGTGACCCGTTCCTTGAAAAACTTGTGATGGAAGCATGCCTTGAGCTTGTAAAATCAGATGCGTTAATTGGGATTCAAGATATGGGGGCAGCAGGACTTACTTCTTCTGCGGCTGAAATGGCATCAAAAGCAGGGTATGGTGTTGAGTTAAACCTTGACCTAGTACCACAACGTG from the Sporosarcina psychrophila genome contains:
- the purQ gene encoding phosphoribosylformylglycinamidine synthase subunit PurQ, yielding MKFAILVFPGSGCDIDMYHAVNTVLGNKAEYIWHTEANLDGYDAVLIPSGASYGDYLRAGALAQSSPAIESLKAFAATGKPVLGVGNGFQILAEAGLLPGAFLRNKGLKFRSGKTNLTVLNTDSIFTADYDNGQEITIPFAHEFGNYYVDEKTVAELKSTNRIVFTYADGNADGSTADIAGVLNEKGNVLGMMPLPERAVEEIIGGTDGLPLFNSILKRWSENNVSQA